The genomic window ACTGTTGAATTGTATGAGGGAAGTGTCCAAATGAACGTAAACGGTCAAGATCAAAAATGGATTCTAAAAGCTGGCGAGAAATTTATTTACGGAAATCAAACTGCGGCAGTTACCGCCTTCAGCCGATTTGTAGATTTTGACAACGCTAAATTAAGCGCTTTAGGAACTTATATCGAAGAAAATTACGGTTACAAAGTAAATATCCCTCAAGAATATTCTACTCAAAAAATCACCATTCGAATCAACAAAAAAGAAGATTTAAATACAATTGTACAATTAATAGCAGAAATGTATAACCTAAATTTTGAAATAAATGAAGATCTAAAACAGATTACTTTTCAATAATAAACAAAAAAGGATGTAAGCCGCGAAACTACACATCCTCCTCTTAATCAGGATAACACGAAGTTATTCCATTTAATAATATTCAAAAATACGAAATTTCATGAAGCATATAATTTCAGCATGCTTTTTTTTATTCAGCTTATGTATGTCCGCTCAAAGCGTTACGATAACTGTAGATCAAAATGTCACTTTAAAAGAATTCTTCAAGCAAATTGAAAATCAAACCGATTACAAATTTGCTTTTACAGATCAAATCGATACTGGGAAAAAATATTTTACTCAAAAAAATACTTTTAAGCAGACTACTATTGAAAAACTTATTTCAGAATTAAATAAAACTGCCTCTTTACAATTTTCTATAGCAGGCAATAATATTTTTGTGAAACAGAAAGCTCAAAGTCCTAAAACGACGACCAAAAAAAAAAGCAGGCTAAAAGGTCAGATTCTTGATGATGAAAAACAACCTGTTATTGGCGCCAACGTTTATATCACAGAATTACAGACTGGCACTGTAACAGATGTCAATGGAAAATACAGCATCGAAGTTCCGAATGGAACTTACACCGTTTCGATTAGTTATGTTGGTTTTCAGAATAAGGAAAGACAGATAAATATTAATGATGATACTACGCTAAATTTCAATATAGAATCGGACAGCCAGCAATTAGGTGAAGTAATTGTAATGAATAATAAAGCTGTTGATGTTAAAACCACTCAAATGAGTGTGAACAGACTTTCGATGCAGGAAATCAAAAAAATTCCTGTGGCAATGGGCGAACCAGATCCTTTAAAGTCGATCTTAACTTTGCCTGGAGTTACGAATGCCGGAGAAGCTTCTTCGGGTTTTAATGTACGCGGTGGTGCAGCCGATCAGAATTTGATACTTTTAGATGGAGCTCCTGTTTATGCTGATTCGCATATGTTTGGATTCTTCTCGATTTTTAATGCTGACATTGTTAATGGCTTAGATTTATATAAAGGCGGAATTCCATCGAAATTTGGAGGACGTGTTTCTTCTGTTTTAGATGTTACACAGCAAACGGGCGATTTTGAAAATTATAAAGTTAACGGAGGAATTGGAATTATTTCCAGCCGACTTTTGGTTCAAGGACCAATACAAAAAGAGAAAAGTTCGTTCATCCTTTCCGGACGTGCTTCGTATGCGCATTTGTTCATGAAACTGGCAGATAATAAAAACTCTGCCATGTTTTATGATTTGAATGCTAAATTCAATTACCGTTTTAACCCAAATAATACACTTTCTTTTTCTGGTTATTTAGGAAATGATTTATTCGACATCAATGAACGTTTTTCTAGTACTTACGGAAGTACAATGGGTATTTTAAGCTGGAAACATAAATTTTCTGATCGTTTAAACAGTAATCTTTCTGGTTTTTATAGTGACTATAAATTCAACTTAGGACTTTCTACAGAAAATTTCGAATGGGAAAGCAGCATCAGCAGTTACGGACTAAAATATGCTTGGAATTACCAAACATCAGAAAAATTTAAAATTAATTACGGAATTGATGGTTTGTACTATAACTTCAATCCGGGAGTTGTACAGCCAACAAGTTCAGATTCTCAGTTCAATTACAAACAGCTGGATAAAAAATATGCATTAGAAACTTCTGCTTATATCGATTTTGAAAATCAAATTACAGAAAAGCTGAATTTCCGTTACGGACTTCGTTACAGCTCATTTTATCGTTTAGGCGGCGAAGAAATCAGTACTTATGAAAATGGTCAGGCTGTAGTATTTAATCCGCTTTATAAAATTTATGAGGAAGGAACTCCAACGGGAACCATAAGTTACAAAAAAGGACAAGCCATAAGCACTTTTAATAATTTTGAACCAAGAGCTGCTTTGTCTTATGCTTTTAATGATGAAACTTCTGTAAAGGCAAGTTATAATAGAATGGCGCAGTACATTCATATTTTGTCCAATACACAGTCTCCCCTGCCTATGAGCATCTGGACTCCAAGCGGCCCTTTTACTAAACCTCAGCTTTTGGACCAGTATGCAATGGGTTATTTCCAAAATTTTAAAGACGGTGATTATTCTTTTGAAGGAGAATTATTCTATAAAAAAGTTCAAAACCGTATCGATTATATAGACGGAGCCGATGTTTTAGCCAACAATAATATCGAACAAGTAATCCTGAACGGTAAAGCCAGATCTTACGGACTGGAATTGTTATTTAGAAAAAACGCTGGTAATTTCACCGGATGGGTTTCTTATACTTTATCAAGAGCAGAACAAAAAACCGTTGGAAGAACGCCTGAAGAACCAGGAATCGCAAATGGTGATTGGTATTTATCTGGATATGACAAACTTCATAATTTAAGCATTGTAGGAAGTTACGAACTGAATCCGAAATGGTCTTTTAATGGTAATTTCACTTTACAGTCGGGTCAGCCGGTTACTTATGCCAATGGATATTATGAATTTGGCGGCATCAATGTTCCTAATTATTCTTTAAGAAACGAAAACAGATTACCTCTTTTCCACCACTTGGATGTTGCTGCAACTTACACTCCAAAACCAGACAAAAAGAAAGGATGGCAAAGCTATTGGGTATTCAGCCTTTACAATATTTACAACAGAAAAAATGCTGCTTCTATGAGTTTTACAACTAATGACGATACAGGAGCAAATGAAACCAGAAGACTTTCGATCTTCGGAATTGTACCTGGAATTTCTTATAATTTTAAATTTTAATGCGATGAACAGATTAAAAAAATATAGTGCAATAAACAAAGCGCTGGCATTACTAACACTTTTTCTGGCTTTGTCTTTTACTTCTTGTGAAGATGTTGTAAACCTTGATTTGGAAACTGGCGAAACAAGATTGGTAATTGATGCTGAAATTATCTGGAAAAAAGGAACTGCAGGAAACGAGCAAACTATAAAAATCAGTAAAACAGCTCCTTATTACAACGATACAACACCAAAAGTTTCGGGAGCGCAGGTGCGTGTTGAAAATAGTAATGGCGACGTTTTTACTTTTACTGAATCTGAAGCGGGGGTTTACAAATGCAATAATTTTGTTCCAGTAATCGATATGGATTATAAATTATTTGTTGAAGCCGAAGGACAAAGTTTTACAGCAACCGAAAAACTAACTTCTGTAACGCCAATTACGAAAGTGGAACAAGCCATTGTTCCAGATTTTGGCGGGGAAGATGTAATCGAACTGACTTTTTATTATACTGATCCCGCAGATCAAGTTAATTTTTATTTAACCGATTATCAAAGTGAGTTTCTAATTTTTCCAGAATACGAAATTACAAATGATGAATTTTATAATGGAAATCAAATCAGTACAAGATTTTCTGATGAAGATATGAAGTCAGGAAATACGGTAAAAATTACACATAGAGGTGTTTCTAAAAACTTTTTCAATTATATGAAATTAATTTTAGAAGCTTCAAATTCAAATCCGTTTTCTGTTCCTCCTGGAAACATTCGCGGGAATATAATCAATAGCAACAATGCTAATAATTATGCAATGGGGTATTTTAGACTTTGCGAAGCTGATCAGGTTGATTATTTGGTGAAGTAAAATGGTTATCTATAAAAACACAAAAGCCTTAAACGAGAATGTTTAGGGCTTTTGTGTTTGGTGTATTAATGGAAAAGCCTTGGGTTAGGAAATGAGGTTTGTAGAAAAGTTTTGTTTGTATTGTTGTTTATTCTGTTTGTAGTAATGTTTCATTAAAGAAATTGCATTTAGCTTGCGGTTAGTTTATGGAAATCTTGACTCGAAGTACACTTTTTCAAAACCTTTATTTTAAACAATGTAAATACACAGTATTTATAGCATATTTGAAGAATTTTCAGCGGAACCATTGTATCCGTATAGAGTACTTATGATTTAGCTTGAGAAATTATAGTTCGCGAGCGTAATTATGGTTACATATCATATAATAAAAAAACTGAGGATTCAGAAAGAATTATCATTGAAGGCAATAAAAAAATCTTATTGAATAACTATGAGAAAGATAAAGTGTGAGAACAGTAGTCAAGAAAGTCGAACCTCTATAACAAAACTTAGAGCACGTTGCTAGATACTTTGAAATAACTTATAGATAATTCTTTTGCACATGAAGGCACTAAGACTTAAAGAAATGACAAAATAATTTCCATCTAATTATGAACGTTCTGATGGTAGTGGTATAATTTTGTCTAGGCCTGATTCTAATAACATTTCTTCGAGCATAATTTCATATATGTCTACTCCTTCAGTTTCGCAAACATTGAAACATTCATTCATGAGTTCATTTCTTAGATCAGCATCCTCTTTACTATATGAAGGTAAGTTCGTTTTAGAATTTACATAGTCGTTAAAGTCATCATCAGGATGAAAACTTAAGCCTTCCGCAGTCAATTGTTTTGCAAATTGTTTAACATCTTCAATATTTAGAATTTTGTTTAACATAACTTTACTTTTTAATTAATAGAAAACAATTTAGATGCTGTAAATTAAAGCATGATACGAATTTAAAAAATAAATTAATTCGATTGGTAATACAATCTTTTAATTTAATCGATTTTCATAAATATCCTTAATTAATACTCATCTCATTATTTAAGGTTAATTGTTATTTTTTAAAATGCCTAATTACTGTAATTCATTTTGTAAAATGATAGCTTGCATATGGATGATTAAAGTAAAGAGTTGACATCATAACAAATAGTAAACTACTTTCCATAAGTCAATCTGAACTTATAGTCAACAAATTAATAGTTATTAATACTTTTCTGCCTCCCAAAATTTATTTTGAACAATATTTAAAAAAGAACCGTGCGAAATGATTAAAAATGCTGACAATTAAAATGCATTAGTTGTTTAATAAATGAACAATTAAATCAAGTCGGTTATCTCGTCCAAAAAGACATGTTTTCGATGATAATCTAAATAGTATTCTCTATTTTCCGGAAATATTCTCATCTTATTTTTTGCGGCAGGATTAATATTTAGTTTATCCCATGTGTATGCACTTAATTGTGTACCACAAATCAATTCTCCGCTGTCTGAAAATGTAATATAACCTTGGTCAAATAATCTATCATAAGTTGGAGAAAGTGAAAGTCCATTCAAGTAATCTAAAGCTTGATCTTCTCTTTTTTCTCTAATGCATACACTATAAGGTTTAATATGACTAGCGATTAAAATTCTTTCATCTGTTAGTTTAGAAAATGGACATTGTGGCATATATTCAATTACAGCTCGACGATATCTTTCTTGACCGATTCTATATGATTTTTTAATTTCTTCAATTTCTTCAACTACTGGTAAATCTTCTTCAATTAATAATAAGGAACTTGGATGTACAAAAGTTCTAAATTGGTAATCCAAAAG from Flavobacterium fluviale includes these protein-coding regions:
- a CDS encoding TonB-dependent receptor — translated: MKHIISACFFLFSLCMSAQSVTITVDQNVTLKEFFKQIENQTDYKFAFTDQIDTGKKYFTQKNTFKQTTIEKLISELNKTASLQFSIAGNNIFVKQKAQSPKTTTKKKSRLKGQILDDEKQPVIGANVYITELQTGTVTDVNGKYSIEVPNGTYTVSISYVGFQNKERQININDDTTLNFNIESDSQQLGEVIVMNNKAVDVKTTQMSVNRLSMQEIKKIPVAMGEPDPLKSILTLPGVTNAGEASSGFNVRGGAADQNLILLDGAPVYADSHMFGFFSIFNADIVNGLDLYKGGIPSKFGGRVSSVLDVTQQTGDFENYKVNGGIGIISSRLLVQGPIQKEKSSFILSGRASYAHLFMKLADNKNSAMFYDLNAKFNYRFNPNNTLSFSGYLGNDLFDINERFSSTYGSTMGILSWKHKFSDRLNSNLSGFYSDYKFNLGLSTENFEWESSISSYGLKYAWNYQTSEKFKINYGIDGLYYNFNPGVVQPTSSDSQFNYKQLDKKYALETSAYIDFENQITEKLNFRYGLRYSSFYRLGGEEISTYENGQAVVFNPLYKIYEEGTPTGTISYKKGQAISTFNNFEPRAALSYAFNDETSVKASYNRMAQYIHILSNTQSPLPMSIWTPSGPFTKPQLLDQYAMGYFQNFKDGDYSFEGELFYKKVQNRIDYIDGADVLANNNIEQVILNGKARSYGLELLFRKNAGNFTGWVSYTLSRAEQKTVGRTPEEPGIANGDWYLSGYDKLHNLSIVGSYELNPKWSFNGNFTLQSGQPVTYANGYYEFGGINVPNYSLRNENRLPLFHHLDVAATYTPKPDKKKGWQSYWVFSLYNIYNRKNAASMSFTTNDDTGANETRRLSIFGIVPGISYNFKF
- a CDS encoding DUF4249 domain-containing protein — protein: MNRLKKYSAINKALALLTLFLALSFTSCEDVVNLDLETGETRLVIDAEIIWKKGTAGNEQTIKISKTAPYYNDTTPKVSGAQVRVENSNGDVFTFTESEAGVYKCNNFVPVIDMDYKLFVEAEGQSFTATEKLTSVTPITKVEQAIVPDFGGEDVIELTFYYTDPADQVNFYLTDYQSEFLIFPEYEITNDEFYNGNQISTRFSDEDMKSGNTVKITHRGVSKNFFNYMKLILEASNSNPFSVPPGNIRGNIINSNNANNYAMGYFRLCEADQVDYLVK